TTTTTGTgatccatgattttttttcccctctggaGCTTCCATCATGCCTGACACAGTCACctgactaaaaaaaaagttactgatTTTTATGATACAGCAGGTAACATTCAGCTTATTCAATACTCACAaggattttgaaatgaagacaaTCTGTAGGACCTTCAATGAGAGCTAACATGTATGTATTGTGGCGCAGTGACATTGATTTCCTTTGCATGTCTCACACAGTAACTCACACTACTAAAGTGATCCACCAGCTCAGGGGTGACTGGGTAACGTAGCTTGATTTTGCGATACAGCGGCCTCTTCCTGTAGTAGTTGACCAACTCAACCAGGCTCTCAAACTCTGTGGTGGTGCCGAGCAGGTACATGTTGCCTTCCTTCTGGATCCGGCAGTGCTTGACCTTACCATCACCTCTGAAAGACAGAGAACTtggtatgtaaaaaaaacaaaacctcaccAAAAATTGGGAAAATAATGCAAAATGTGTCAGCACACCTGAATGTGATGGCAAAGGAGACCGGTACTCCTTCTCTCTGTCGGATGAGGAACGCTCCATCCCTGGGAATCCTCATCAGATAATCTTCTGCCTGACCTCTGCTCAGGTTACTGTAGAACCACCTAAACAACACAATCATTTTTTGACATTGTGTAGTGCTTTTAAGCATGTGTACCCTGTACCCTGTGATGTGTCAGACTCATGTTGGTTGCATGACAAACCCTTCATACTGATGTGGGTCAGGCTGCGGGACGGGATCGTTGAGGCGCAGCTCAAAGTCTTGACAGCACAGTGGGTTTTCTTTGTAGTGCTGAATCAGAGCATACACGCTGGGAAAGTGCAGGTTTGACGTTAGGTAGAAGAACGTATGTGTCCCATCTGAATCCGATCGAATACGACAGTGCTGGACCCTTCCACAGCGCCTGAAATGCAGTAGGACATTATCTTTTCAAACACAGAGTTGCTTACGTTACATGTTGCTTACAGAACTATCATGATGATGTGATTTCATATTGGACCAGGCGGGGGTGTTGAAGCTGATAATGTAATAGCATctgataattaaataaatttgccatttttgaaatgtaataagtCAATAATAACTGCCCAATAACGTAATATAAGTCCTGAACTGATAACATAATAACTTTGGCTTCTAACAGAacaatttattacatttttggttttttattatgttattggccTGGTAGAAGAAAAAAGCTTTGCAAATGTAATAACTGggcaaataaagaaatgaattaTTACATTAGTAGCAGAAAATTTATTATGTTATcttttcaggacttttattacattagtggccaattttaaaaagaacaagtTTATTACGTTATGGGCTGTTATTATATTAATAGCTTTAAGGGGTTTTGTACATTATTTGACTAAAACTATATGTATTCTATATACCAGTGGGCCccaacattttaaataacaaataaaaggaTACGATCATCATAAAAACAAGTATattgcatttttcttttactttgaagTTATAGGTTTGTCTTCTGTCTACCCTGCCCACTTGGACTGGTACTGGTCCGCgacccaggggttggggaccactgctatATATAACACTGTAGTGAATCTCTGTCAGGAAGATGCACACCTTAATAGGCCACGGCCTTTGGTGAAAGCaaccctgtcacacacacacgcacaaaaaacTACATGATAGAGTTTGCCGTTAGATTAAGAACTTGGATTTTGTACCAGAAGGAGAGGGTAAAGTCTGCCTCTTTGGCAGCACTCTTGCGGACTAAGAAGTTGCCAGCACTTCCTGTGGTCTCTGCACAGTAATCATGGATCAGGCGCTCAGCCGTCCGCCTGCCATCCTTCATGTTACCATGAAACCAAGGCTCTGAACAGTGCAGGTCCTGGTACTGAGAGAGACAAGGCCGGTTTTTGTAAAGAagattaataaaatgtgaaatttcttAAGTGAAATTTTGTCAAAGGTGTTCTACACATTTACAAAGAtagatttatatatatttacatttgaacTGTCGAGACTTTGAGATGTTCAGGTTCGGTATGACTGTAatgcagtgaatgaatgaatgaatgaatgaatgaatgaatgaatgaatctatctatctatctatctatctatctatctatctatctatctatctatctatctatctatctatctatctatctatctatctatctatctatctatctatctatctatctatctatctatctgtctatcgaACTATTGACCTATCGAGCTACAGTGTCTATGTATTCTTACTCTATTAATATTCTTCATGCTTAGTTATGTTTTCTGGTGAATTAGTGGTTCTATCTGCCACATGTGTGTCTTTATATTTGTGCATATGACACAAAAAATTATGAAAGTGCAGATAAAGAGCTCCACAGAGCTGCTGCAGACTACCTCTGACAACATCTTTACCTTCTtgagctcttcctcctcctgctcgtACTCCTCTGCGTAGTACAGCTTCTCATCAGAGATCACACAGTAGTGCTTGTTCCACCgctgagaaagagaaaaggacgTGTTAATTTACATGTTAACGTCATATTTAAACCAGCAGATTAAATGATGCTTTTCAAACTGACATGCAACTTCTGAAAATTATTACTATGTTTTATACAGTTTTTGCTGATGGTGTGGCTTTGGTGGCCTTTTTGTTGTCCCTTCAGTGTATTGTGCTGTTGTAGTTGAGTAAATAGCTGTTCATCACAAGCAATGTATTGAAATTCTATCTCATTGAACATCTCATGTCCTATAAAATACTCCAGTAATAGTCTTAGAAGGGTTTTGTTGTATTTGAGTGTAATTTAGATCCATATCATGTGTAAATAGCCAAAGCCAGAGAAAATTAGTTGAGAACTAACTTGATCACAAAAAAGTTTAGAGATGCGGGCCCATTTGTGATGTAGAGCTTTTTATACCAGTGAGAATTAAGTACAGACATAAATGTTAACATGTGTGCCTGGAGGTAAAGATGTCTGTTATGTGAGACGTCTTTACCCTGATACCAGTACCTGGTCCACAGGATCCCAGATCTCTAGATCTCCCTGTTTCTGCCCcttcctgaagtctttgctgatTCCTGCTCCCTCCACACTGAGCTTCTTGTgctgcacaaaaacaacaatcaatcaataaaatcttTTCACACCAATATAAAGATTCCATTGAATTATCAGTGTCTAGACACACAACCATTCAGTACCTTGAGTATGATCTTGCCTTTCAGTTGCGTTGGTGAAGGCAGCTGTTCAGCCAGCTGTTCTACAGGTTCGGTCAGCAGTTTGTCTCCGAACACGTCTCTGAATATACGAGCCATCTGACGCTGCTGCTCCACGGGACAGTGCTCCTCTATGGACAGGATCACTGGGAACCTGACAGACAAGCCACGGAGATGTGTCTCTGATGACAAGTGTTATCGCAACAAGGAGAATTTGACATTCATTTGAAGGCATATAATGATACCATGATTAAAAGTAGAATTAGCATGAATGGAATTTATAGTAAATGCCCCTTAATAAATTATACAGCTTTACATAATCAAGCAATGAATtgaaattaagattaaaaaaggatgagtgtgtgtgtgcgtgtgcgtgtgtgtgtgtgtgtatgtgtgtgtgtgtctgtgtgtgtgtgaataatgaCAACGTTTCATGTGATTCTTACTCTGACGTGACAAACGCGTGCTCATTGATGACTTTCACTACATCCTCAAACTTGATCTTGGTTGTCCTGGTCCAGCCGTGGTAGATGATTGGTTCCCCAGGACCTTCCCAGCAGTCCACTGGACACACAAAACAGTTTGTGTTACAGGTagatgttttgggtttttttggtgcTGGGTAAAATGGCCAAAATGATGCCAAGGCTCTTAATCTAGCTACCAGTTATTCAACAGAAGACCTTCAGGGTAAAGTGCGTTAGACGAGGCTGGTGTATACTAACGTTCAACACAGCGACATCCGAGGCGCAGACATCGAACATAAGCCTCTGTAGACGACTCACTTCGAAGCTGATCACCTGTCAGGTACCTGATGCAGAAcatgaaaaacaggaaacaaaattaCGTGTATTTCACAGATTAAAAGATGTAATTCCTCCTCCTGATGAAAGGAAGGTGGGGCCGTGCAATGCAAAGacgaaaaacaaattaaagataTTCAGTTTTTAAGATCTGTTGATGTTGTTTatcaaaaaaattgttcaataatgtttaaatatgactttgattttacaaaaaagaaaaaaatcaaaacacaatatttattactatttacaGCCACAGCCCTTCTTTTTATCTACTGAACATAAGGATACGTGTGTGCTTGTGTCATACTGACGTGTTATGTGAAGAGCTGATCCAGTAATGAGATAGAGGGTAGTTCAAGTCCAGGTTTTTGATTTCTGAGAACTTCTCATCCCACACAGAGTTCTCCttggaaaacaggaaactgaggaACTAGACAAGAAGAAAGGTTCCAGTCCATCATCACTGTATCTGAGTGTATTCTACCTCCTCACACACCAAACATGCAGTCACGGTAGAGAATACCTCGCTGACAGTAAAAGCTGGATCATTGGTTTTCCTCATGGTGTCATCAATGAAGGTGGTCATCAGTTCTCTGACCTGGTTCAGATCAGTGGCCCAGGATTCCTGAGGGATGAAGGAACacggaagaggagaggaagtaaCTGAATGATTGATGTCTTTCTTGGAAAGAATATCAAGTTGGAAACCTAAAGTAgaatataattaataaataaagattaaataaagttgtgacaggaaaaaaatcacgagaaaaagaaagaattattatttgtttttttcacagtcGTTTCCTAACTATGGCAACTATTTCCTGCTGTACTTTGTACATGTTTCCTACAGGACTATCTCCCAGATTTTGAAAACTTGTTGTCAgatcaggtttaaaaaaaacatgacaaaaagaacGAGGCACGCAAAGTTAATCCGCTCTTGTCTGGGCAGTAATCATTCAGTATCACTTATTTTACCTTTTGTTCATAGATGAGGAACCGCTGGAAGTCATGGAGTAGAACCGCTGTGGCATCTGGTTTatcagtgtttctgtttgatGTAAAAGTACATGGTCATATCATGATGGCTTCACAAACCATGCACATCACGGTTTGcaaaaattagaataaaacatgAGCTCACCCAAGAATAAAAGTGCACGATTCCTTTTTGAACTCATCAAGGATCTGCATTTAATCATGGAAATAATGGGGGAAAAAACATATACGGATCAATCTACAGAATATTCTGTGTACTTGAAATGAATAGCTCAGTTTTTTTAAGTGAGCTTATGTGAGGCACTGCATTATGCTGTACCTATAGTGTATGTCAGCAGCATGGGTACACACAGAACTAACATACTACTGTGGACTGATGAAGCCACCATATAATAGTCCAccttaaaaaaatctttatcaCTTTAAAAGtaagttgtatttttaatgcttttttcttcattactttcaaaatatatttccaaTAAGAAATTGAACAAAAGTCAAACAATACGTTGTTTCGGACCAACAACCATCTACAATTGGTTCGTCATAAATCCccactttaaaaaaagagcaaGGTTTTGTAAGAATGTGATCAAATCTGACTCACCTCAATCTGTTCAAACATTATGTGATTGTAAAATTTGTGGAACTGTTCAAAATCCAGGCGATCTTTCTTTGTTCCCACTTCCTGAGAACAGAATGTAATCGAGTATTAAAGGCTAAAACGCAACTGGTTTTCTAAGACACAGCCGTATTTCAAAGGGCTAAAATAACCTCTGAAAATCtattcaacaaaaatgaagatgtGGAGTAAATAGCAGGAGAGTACCAGGAATCTTTCTTTGAGAGCACGAGCGCTCGGGGCCTTATAGTTCAGCAAAGGAAGCAGAGCTTTCAGCTCCTTCATGGAGATGCTGGGAAAAGACAAGAGTCAAAAGAATTCATTGGATCTTCTGGATGGAATCGAATTATTATGATTGTACTTGTCTTGAAATAAAGTTCCTACAGGTTTCCTCACATAGCAGACTTGTAACTGTTATAATGGATAATAAAGTCATGACATAGCACCAGTAGTAAGATCTCATTCTTTATAGAGCTCGTCTGTGATTGGGTCAGCAGATCGTTCATACAGTACCTGTTGGTTTTGGTCTGGTTGACAGAATACATCTGTTTCCTCAGCCAACTGGAAGGAACATAACACAAAGAGaacagtgactgtgtgtgtgtgtgtgcgtgtatgtgtgtgtgtgtgtgtgtgtgtgtgtgtgtgtgtgtgtgtgtgtgtgtgtgtgtgtgtgtgtgtgtgtgtgtgtgtgtgtgtgtgtgtgtgtctacctcTCTATGATAACTGGAGAGGGAGCTGTCAGTGTCTCTTCCCTCAGCAATTCTAGTCCTCTCAGCCATTTTTGAGCTTCATCCACAGAATCAGCTGGAACATTCCACAGACAGTTTTACTGAACTACAAACAGTATTACATGGATAGTACTGTTGTACCACAAACAGTACTACATGGGAATTGCATAACAATTGGTATTTTTCTCATTGTTGGTGATATACAGTATCAAGTAAAGTCCAAGATTTACAAATGATTTACTCAATTGTTAAAGAGAAAACAGCgttttatttccacttttgatccacattatattaaaaaccaaaaaaaacaaaaaaaagaagatcttACCTCCCAGACTGAGAGTGCTGAGAACAAATTGTGAACCATAGAAAATTGTGAAACAGGATTTTTCATCATGCTTGTCTTTGCCATCTTTATATCTCTCAAAGTCCTTTGAGTTCCTTCCTGGACGAACCTCTCTGATCTCAAACAGGTCCACTGAAATGCATATATttcaatttatatttttattaaaaagaaaagaaaagttgtcagtgtgttttaaaaaaatccacactcacagacaccatcagtctTGTCTGCAGTTCGAGTCCACGCCACCTGCCGGGTCTCCATGATGATCTGCACAGTAAGCCGCTCCTGCTTCTGTCGGAACACGGTCATGACGACTCCCATCTCCATGTCCCGTTTGATCAGAATCTTCTTGTACTCTGTCATCTCCCCCTGCTGCCCCCAATGAGCCATCTCTGCAGCTGAGACACGAGAGCAGACACAAAGACTTCATACAGTCACAACAATTTAATATTGAATTAGGGTCAAATGGAAACCAACTTAAGGGaagtgcatttttaaaataacagacTGCcgctttttcattcattcattcattcattcattcattttccaaaccagCTTCATCTTCTGTGCTGGGtcgcagggtgctggagccAATGCAAGCTAACAGGGggagtgaggcaggggacactctggacacgacgccagtgcaccgcatagccacatatatacacagacaaacacacacgcacattctcacacctatgggcaattcgATACTGGCGAATTAACCTGaagcatgtttttagaggtgggaggaagtgcatgttggactctggCAGAGCTGCCCTCtgtcaccggttctgttcataatctttatggacagaatttctaggtgcagccagaatccggagggagtccggtttggtgaccaaaggatttcatttctgctttttgcagacaaagctgtcctgttggcctcatcaaacctggaccttcagtgtgcactgggacggtttgcagctgaatgTGACGCAACTGGGAtaaggatcagcacctctaaatccaaggccatggttctcgactggaaaagggtgatgtgccctcttcaggtcagtggagagtacttgccccaagtggaggagtttaagtatctcagggtcttgttcacgagtcaGGGAatgatggaacgtgagattaacagacggatcggtgcagcttctgcagtgatgcagtcactgtataggtctgtcatggtgaagaaggagctgagtctgaagacgaagctctcgatttactggtcagtctacgttcctactctcacctatggtcatgaggtTTGGGTCACGACTGAAAGGAAAATATCCCGAAAACAAgctgctgaaatgagtttcctccgtagagtggctgggggcacccttagagatagggtgaggagctcagtcaccacaGAAGAGCTctgagtagagctgctgctcctccgcatcgagtggagccagctgaggtggcttgggcatttgttctggatgcctccctgggaaGGACTTCTGGGCATGTCccaccgggaggagacctcggggaagaccaaggacacgctggagggactatgtctgtcagctggcctgggaacgcctcaggatcccccccggaggagctggaggaggtgtctggtgagagggaagtatgggcatccctcctcaCAATGtcgcccccgcgacccggctctggataagcggttgaagatggatggatggaggagctGGGATCACTGGGTGTATGAAACAATTTGAAGATTATGAAGATACTCAGCCGATTC
This region of Antennarius striatus isolate MH-2024 chromosome 4, ASM4005453v1, whole genome shotgun sequence genomic DNA includes:
- the plcg2 gene encoding 1-phosphatidylinositol 4,5-bisphosphate phosphodiesterase gamma-2 isoform X1; amino-acid sequence: MAHWGQQGEMTEYKKILIKRDMEMGVVMTVFRQKQERLTVQIIMETRQVAWTRTADKTDGVLDLFEIREVRPGRNSKDFERYKDGKDKHDEKSCFTIFYGSQFVLSTLSLGADSVDEAQKWLRGLELLREETLTAPSPVIIESWLRKQMYSVNQTKTNSISMKELKALLPLLNYKAPSARALKERFLEVGTKKDRLDFEQFHKFYNHIMFEQIEILDEFKKESCTFILGNTDKPDATAVLLHDFQRFLIYEQKESWATDLNQVRELMTTFIDDTMRKTNDPAFTVSEFLSFLFSKENSVWDEKFSEIKNLDLNYPLSHYWISSSHNTYLTGDQLRSESSTEAYVRCLRLGCRCVELDCWEGPGEPIIYHGWTRTTKIKFEDVVKVINEHAFVTSEFPVILSIEEHCPVEQQRQMARIFRDVFGDKLLTEPVEQLAEQLPSPTQLKGKIILKHKKLSVEGAGISKDFRKGQKQGDLEIWDPVDQRWNKHYCVISDEKLYYAEEYEQEEEELKKVKMLSEYQDLHCSEPWFHGNMKDGRRTAERLIHDYCAETTGSAGNFLVRKSAAKEADFTLSFWRCGRVQHCRIRSDSDGTHTFFYLTSNLHFPSVYALIQHYKENPLCCQDFELRLNDPVPQPDPHQYEGWFYSNLSRGQAEDYLMRIPRDGAFLIRQREGVPVSFAITFRGDGKVKHCRIQKEGNMYLLGTTTEFESLVELVNYYRKRPLYRKIKLRYPVTPELVDHFSSGEDCASLYAVKTYVEPNEIEPLLPQHTVRASYSYKATRPDELSFSKGALIHNVSKENNGWWKGDHGGKLQLFFPSNYVEEVCDITKPAAKDEASEENPLGELCQGVVDISKCNIQNLKNGKNGKPHVLTLQDKEQCMLQFDLAAGSLEELFEWYQVAWDITQREISNKYNREHKIRKQMEVEKKAEVAMEMSDLVVYCQPRSKDKDRFDSYSHKEIRSFVENKMPGKSRTKDFLQYNHRALSRIYPKGQRVESSNYDPYPLWALGCHMVALNFQTADKYTQLNSALFSLNGRTGYVLQPEVMRSDSYDPQQEKKTIKFYIDLRVIAARHLPKPSRSITSPFVEVELCGYTEEKFKTVVCRDNGLNPVWKAPTEPITLTVYEPELTFLRFVVNEEDMFSDPNFLAQASFPVKGIRSGYRSVPLKNGYSEKLELASLLVHINIREAGRTEEALCSSSSQLRKKQSKMSGEPFVYDTNTNISRSIVPRQPNHLMREFSASEKHKTKDKKSNSKFYS
- the plcg2 gene encoding 1-phosphatidylinositol 4,5-bisphosphate phosphodiesterase gamma-2 isoform X2, producing the protein MAHWGQQGEMTEYKKILIKRDMEMGVVMTVFRQKQERLTVQIIMETRQVAWTRTADKTDGVLDLFEIREVRPGRNSKDFERYKDGKDKHDEKSCFTIFYGSQFVLSTLSLGADSVDEAQKWLRGLELLREETLTAPSPVIIESWLRKQMYSVNQTKTNSISMKELKALLPLLNYKAPSARALKERFLEVGTKKDRLDFEQFHKFYNHIMFEQIEILDEFKKESCTFILGNTDKPDATAVLLHDFQRFLIYEQKESWATDLNQVRELMTTFIDDTMRKTNDPAFTVSEFLSFLFSKENSVWDEKFSEIKNLDLNYPLSHYWISSSHNTYLTGDQLRSESSTEAYVRCLRLGCRCVELDCWEGPGEPIIYHGWTRTTKIKFEDVVKVINEHAFVTSEFPVILSIEEHCPVEQQRQMARIFRDVFGDKLLTEPVEQLAEQLPSPTQLKGKIILKHKKLSVEGAGISKDFRKGQKQGDLEIWDPVDQRWNKHYCVISDEKLYYAEEYEQEEEELKKYQDLHCSEPWFHGNMKDGRRTAERLIHDYCAETTGSAGNFLVRKSAAKEADFTLSFWRCGRVQHCRIRSDSDGTHTFFYLTSNLHFPSVYALIQHYKENPLCCQDFELRLNDPVPQPDPHQYEGWFYSNLSRGQAEDYLMRIPRDGAFLIRQREGVPVSFAITFRGDGKVKHCRIQKEGNMYLLGTTTEFESLVELVNYYRKRPLYRKIKLRYPVTPELVDHFSSGEDCASLYAVKTYVEPNEIEPLLPQHTVRASYSYKATRPDELSFSKGALIHNVSKENNGWWKGDHGGKLQLFFPSNYVEEVCDITKPAAKDEASEENPLGELCQGVVDISKCNIQNLKNGKNGKPHVLTLQDKEQCMLQFDLAAGSLEELFEWYQVAWDITQREISNKYNREHKIRKQMEVEKKAEVAMEMSDLVVYCQPRSKDKDRFDSYSHKEIRSFVENKMPGKSRTKDFLQYNHRALSRIYPKGQRVESSNYDPYPLWALGCHMVALNFQTADKYTQLNSALFSLNGRTGYVLQPEVMRSDSYDPQQEKKTIKFYIDLRVIAARHLPKPSRSITSPFVEVELCGYTEEKFKTVVCRDNGLNPVWKAPTEPITLTVYEPELTFLRFVVNEEDMFSDPNFLAQASFPVKGIRSGYRSVPLKNGYSEKLELASLLVHINIREAGRTEEALCSSSSQLRKKQSKMSGEPFVYDTNTNISRSIVPRQPNHLMREFSASEKHKTKDKKSNSKFYS